The following proteins are encoded in a genomic region of Bosea beijingensis:
- a CDS encoding DUF882 domain-containing protein, whose protein sequence is MIDELVVKIGPIQITSTCGGRHARNSQHYSGRAIDFRPMATSSRKAAAAARAIESVGGVGTYSNGLVHADVGARELSWYGHKRSRYASAGKRSHYTRLARNNR, encoded by the coding sequence ATGATCGACGAGCTCGTCGTGAAGATCGGCCCGATCCAGATCACTTCGACCTGCGGCGGCCGCCACGCCCGCAACTCCCAGCATTACAGCGGCCGGGCGATCGACTTCCGGCCGATGGCGACCTCGTCGCGCAAGGCTGCCGCCGCCGCTCGTGCGATCGAGAGCGTTGGCGGTGTCGGTACCTATTCCAACGGTCTGGTCCATGCCGATGTCGGCGCGCGCGAGCTGTCCTGGTACGGCCACAAGCGCAGCCGCTACGCCTCGGCCGGCAAGCGCAGCCACTACACGCGTCTGGCCCGCAACAACCGCTGA
- a CDS encoding DUF2478 domain-containing protein, with the protein MTMLAAIPFASGFPIDALMHGLVGRLKRQGLRLGGVVQHNDATCDDRCMAMSLEDVASGRRFPISQDLGAGASGCHLDAAGLAAAAAAFSDAMAGRVDLVIVNRFGKQEAVGEGLRQEIAGALLAGLPLLIAVRSDFLPAWREFAGDEWLELPADEVAVERWALAATSVAA; encoded by the coding sequence ATGACCATGCTGGCAGCCATCCCCTTTGCGAGCGGCTTTCCGATCGATGCCCTCATGCATGGCCTCGTCGGCCGGCTGAAGCGGCAAGGCCTGCGCCTCGGCGGCGTGGTCCAGCACAATGACGCCACCTGCGACGACCGCTGCATGGCGATGTCGCTGGAAGATGTCGCCAGCGGTCGCCGTTTCCCGATCAGCCAGGATCTCGGCGCAGGCGCTTCGGGCTGCCATCTCGATGCCGCTGGTTTGGCCGCTGCCGCGGCCGCTTTCTCCGATGCAATGGCCGGGCGGGTCGATCTCGTCATCGTCAATCGCTTCGGCAAGCAGGAGGCGGTTGGCGAGGGCCTGCGGCAGGAGATCGCCGGCGCGTTGCTGGCCGGCCTGCCGCTGCTGATCGCCGTCCGCAGCGATTTCCTGCCGGCTTGGCGCGAATTCGCCGGCGATGAATGGCTCGAATTGCCCGCTGACGAGGTTGCGGTCGAGCGCTGGGCGCTGGCGGCGACATCGGTCGCGGCTTGA
- a CDS encoding NAD(P)/FAD-dependent oxidoreductase, producing the protein MSEIDCLVIGAGVVGLAVARELALAGREVVIAEAAEGIGTQTSARNSEVIHAGIYYPPGSLKARVCVAGRSKLYRYLQERGLPHKACGKLIVATSEAQKPALETIMARARASGVDTLRWLSGAEAKVMEPEVRCEIALVSPETGVVDSHALMLSLLGECEAAGGSLALNTPIAGWRRGAEGFSVDFGGDDPATYSVRTVVNSAGHGAPKLLGLLDGFPAEHVPVQHYAKGNYFALTGKQPFSHLVYPVPEAAGLGIHATIDMGGRVKFGPDVEWVESDQDLVVDPARAEKFYAAIRTYWPGLADGALVADYAGIRPKLHGPSEPMPDFRIDGPEVHGVPGLVNLLGIESPGLTSSLAIAEMVREKLAA; encoded by the coding sequence ATGAGCGAGATCGATTGTCTGGTGATCGGGGCCGGCGTCGTCGGCCTCGCGGTTGCCCGTGAACTGGCGCTGGCCGGGCGCGAGGTCGTCATCGCCGAAGCGGCCGAGGGCATCGGCACCCAGACCTCGGCGCGCAATTCCGAGGTCATCCATGCCGGGATCTACTACCCTCCCGGTTCGCTGAAGGCCCGCGTCTGCGTCGCGGGCCGCAGCAAGCTTTACCGCTACCTGCAAGAGCGCGGTCTGCCGCACAAGGCCTGCGGCAAGCTGATCGTCGCCACCTCCGAGGCCCAGAAGCCGGCGCTGGAGACGATCATGGCCCGCGCCAGGGCTTCGGGCGTCGATACGCTGCGCTGGCTCTCCGGCGCCGAGGCCAAGGTGATGGAGCCGGAGGTGCGCTGCGAGATCGCGCTCGTCTCGCCCGAGACAGGCGTGGTCGACAGCCATGCGCTGATGCTCTCGCTGCTCGGCGAATGCGAGGCAGCCGGCGGTTCACTCGCGCTCAACACGCCGATCGCCGGCTGGCGGCGCGGCGCGGAAGGCTTCAGCGTCGATTTCGGCGGCGACGATCCGGCGACCTATTCTGTGCGGACCGTGGTCAATTCGGCCGGCCACGGCGCGCCGAAGCTGCTTGGCCTGCTCGACGGATTCCCGGCGGAGCATGTGCCGGTGCAGCATTATGCCAAGGGCAATTACTTTGCGCTGACCGGCAAGCAGCCTTTCAGCCACCTCGTCTACCCGGTGCCGGAGGCGGCGGGCCTGGGCATCCACGCCACGATCGACATGGGCGGGCGGGTCAAGTTCGGCCCCGATGTCGAATGGGTCGAGAGCGATCAGGATCTGGTGGTCGACCCGGCGCGGGCGGAAAAATTCTACGCGGCGATCCGAACCTATTGGCCGGGACTGGCGGATGGCGCGCTGGTCGCGGACTACGCCGGCATCCGGCCGAAGCTGCATGGGCCGAGCGAGCCGATGCCGGATTTCCGCATCGACGGGCCGGAGGTGCATGGCGTGCCCGGTCTGGTCAACCTGCTGGGTATCGAGAGCCCGGGGCTGACGAGTTCGCTGGCGATCGCGGAGATGGTGCGGGAAAAACTCGCGGCGTGA
- a CDS encoding peptide ABC transporter permease, with protein MIRNNAQAPLDPATDAALLLRRIGFGTLALVLPLAALVSRRAAVVLVPIGIALLIIAALIEDPRKFVGTFRALLVSRPGLILIGLIAWAFLSLVWSPFPAAAAEKAGNLMLAAVLGFVGLSALPERMRSSNLNLVALGTGSAGIFALGLIAVAALRHAETPPGAVERGVSIILIMAWPALAWLLSRERGLSALGLALVVTLLALTRFEDGETIAMIFGAVAFGAVTANPERAAQIIAAIVAGLMLFAPVLPFLMAPLVAVLPDSADDFAQMLSIWADVIRQSPIELITGHGLDTVVRGQMNGTLPQPVPATLLFETWYELGLVGAAAGATCLYFAIRAAGRMTGALAAGGVAAFTTAFALSVFGFAPLLPWWLMTLTAVMLLFGAVARGQYRTDRPAVPLPTRAPNHTRPKAGQPPRQ; from the coding sequence ATGATCCGAAACAACGCCCAAGCCCCGCTCGACCCGGCGACCGACGCCGCGCTGCTGCTGCGGCGCATCGGCTTCGGCACGCTGGCGCTTGTCCTGCCGCTGGCCGCGCTGGTCTCGCGTCGGGCCGCCGTCGTGCTGGTGCCGATCGGCATCGCGCTGCTGATCATCGCGGCTTTGATCGAAGACCCCCGCAAATTCGTCGGCACATTCCGGGCGCTGCTGGTCAGCCGCCCCGGCCTGATCCTGATCGGCCTGATCGCCTGGGCCTTTCTCTCGCTGGTCTGGAGCCCGTTTCCGGCCGCGGCGGCCGAGAAGGCCGGCAATCTGATGCTGGCCGCCGTGCTCGGCTTCGTCGGCCTGTCCGCCCTGCCCGAGCGGATGCGCTCCTCGAACCTCAACCTCGTTGCGCTCGGCACCGGCAGCGCCGGCATCTTCGCGCTCGGGCTGATCGCGGTCGCGGCGCTGCGCCATGCCGAGACACCGCCCGGCGCCGTCGAGCGCGGCGTCTCGATCATCCTGATCATGGCCTGGCCGGCGCTGGCCTGGCTGCTCTCGCGCGAGCGCGGCCTCAGCGCGCTCGGCCTGGCGCTGGTCGTGACGCTGCTGGCGCTGACCCGTTTCGAGGACGGCGAAACGATCGCCATGATCTTCGGCGCCGTCGCCTTCGGCGCGGTCACGGCCAATCCGGAACGGGCCGCGCAGATCATCGCGGCGATCGTCGCCGGGCTGATGCTGTTCGCGCCGGTCCTGCCTTTCCTGATGGCGCCGCTTGTCGCGGTCCTGCCCGACAGTGCCGACGATTTCGCGCAGATGCTGTCGATCTGGGCGGACGTGATCCGGCAATCGCCGATCGAGCTGATCACCGGGCATGGGCTGGACACCGTGGTGCGCGGCCAGATGAACGGCACGTTGCCACAGCCCGTTCCCGCAACCCTGCTGTTCGAGACCTGGTACGAGCTCGGACTGGTTGGGGCTGCTGCCGGCGCAACCTGCCTCTATTTCGCGATCCGCGCCGCCGGGCGCATGACCGGGGCGCTCGCCGCCGGCGGCGTCGCCGCCTTCACCACGGCCTTCGCGCTCAGCGTCTTCGGTTTCGCGCCGCTGCTGCCCTGGTGGCTGATGACCCTGACCGCCGTGATGCTCCTGTTCGGCGCCGTCGCGCGGGGCCAGTACCGCACCGACCGGCCGGCCGTGCCACTGCCGACGCGTGCGCCCAACCATACGCGCCCCAAGGCCGGCCAGCCGCCGCGCCAGTAG
- a CDS encoding SRPBCC family protein: MAVQRARHIGIGIDRPVEEVYAFLAEPANFPRWAEGLGHSFVPVEGMTWRAETPMGPMRILFSEPNNHGVLDHAVIPEHGPAMHNPMRVVANGDGAEIVFTLFQRDDMSDDEMARDAAMVARDLAALKALLEG, from the coding sequence ATGGCCGTCCAGCGCGCCCGCCATATCGGGATCGGCATCGACCGGCCGGTCGAGGAGGTCTACGCCTTCCTTGCCGAGCCCGCGAACTTCCCGCGCTGGGCAGAAGGGCTCGGCCATAGCTTCGTGCCGGTCGAGGGCATGACCTGGCGGGCAGAGACGCCGATGGGGCCGATGCGCATCCTGTTCAGCGAACCGAACAACCATGGCGTGCTCGACCATGCCGTCATCCCCGAGCACGGCCCGGCCATGCACAACCCGATGCGCGTCGTCGCCAATGGCGACGGGGCCGAAATCGTCTTTACGCTGTTCCAGCGCGACGACATGTCCGATGACGAGATGGCGCGTGACGCAGCGATGGTCGCCCGCGACCTCGCAGCGCTGAAGGCACTGCTGGAGGGATAG
- a CDS encoding threonine ammonia-lyase — protein sequence MTIDVTAFDVTLADVQAAAARIAGKVRRTPTYYSAGLSARLGVETWVKVESLQLGGSFKVRGCYNKLMGLGEAELGRGVVTVSGGNHAIAVSLVARAVGTRALVLMPKATPALNIRLTEEAGGQVELCEDSLAAFARAEDYAAQGMTHVHSYDDPAIIAGHGTLGLELAADAGGRLDHVFISVGGGGFSAGVGTALKGLDPAVRLHGVETEGATTMTQALAAGEPVAIRPTSIARTLGAPFATKRTMAAARQFLEEIVVVPDAEAVRELVWVLQNGRVLLEPAAACVVAAALARRDSFRPEERICLVLCGSNVALEDIESWRSEFGV from the coding sequence ATGACAATCGACGTCACTGCATTCGACGTCACCCTTGCCGACGTCCAGGCCGCCGCGGCGCGCATCGCCGGCAAGGTCCGCCGCACGCCGACCTATTACAGCGCGGGGCTGTCCGCGCGGCTCGGTGTCGAGACCTGGGTCAAGGTCGAGAGCCTGCAGCTCGGTGGCTCATTCAAGGTCCGCGGCTGCTACAACAAGCTGATGGGGCTGGGCGAAGCCGAACTGGGGCGCGGCGTCGTCACCGTGTCGGGTGGCAATCATGCCATCGCCGTCTCGCTGGTTGCGCGCGCGGTCGGCACACGGGCGCTCGTGCTGATGCCGAAAGCAACACCGGCGCTGAACATCCGCCTGACCGAGGAGGCCGGCGGGCAGGTCGAGCTCTGCGAGGATTCCCTGGCCGCCTTCGCCAGGGCGGAAGACTACGCCGCTCAGGGCATGACGCATGTCCATTCCTATGACGACCCGGCGATCATCGCCGGCCATGGCACGCTCGGCCTCGAACTGGCGGCCGATGCCGGCGGGCGGCTCGACCATGTCTTCATCTCGGTCGGCGGCGGCGGCTTTTCGGCGGGTGTCGGAACGGCACTCAAGGGCCTCGATCCGGCCGTGCGGCTGCATGGCGTCGAGACGGAAGGCGCCACGACGATGACGCAGGCGCTGGCCGCCGGCGAACCGGTCGCGATCCGCCCGACCTCGATCGCCCGCACGCTCGGCGCCCCCTTCGCGACGAAGCGCACCATGGCGGCCGCGCGGCAGTTCCTCGAGGAGATCGTCGTGGTGCCAGACGCGGAAGCTGTCCGCGAACTCGTCTGGGTTCTTCAGAACGGGCGGGTATTGCTGGAGCCGGCGGCGGCCTGCGTGGTCGCGGCCGCATTGGCGCGCAGGGACAGCTTCCGACCCGAAGAGAGGATCTGCCTCGTGCTCTGCGGCTCGAACGTCGCGCTCGAAGACATCGAGAGCTGGCGCTCGGAGTTCGGGGTTTAA
- the zwf gene encoding glucose-6-phosphate dehydrogenase: MDAIVDNALRPETIPERTPVPPFDLVIFGAGGDLALRKLFPALAQRNREGVLPGESRILAIVRKEEDVEGLPKQIAKRLDEEGIPKDQVEPFLRRLTIVMLDAVKPETYKALKKALGDSERVRSFYLSTPPDLFIPICENLAKAEILTPTSRVILEKPLGRDLASARAINDAVARILPESRTYRIDHYLGKETVQNLLVLRFANTLFERSWSSRDIDHVQITVAETVGLEQRAGYYDKSGHMRDMVQNHLMQLLTLFAIEPPNMLEAGAVREEKIKVLKALRPIVGPDVQRYTVRGQYGAGQIDGQRVRGYSEELGHGSNTETFVAIRCEVDNWRWAGVPIYLRTGKRMAQRYSEIAVTFKPVPHSIFGGGSCDRLDANRLFIRLQPNDGVQLQLMMKVPGSGRLKIVPRQLDLRYSTAFDERTPDAYERLLTDVIRGDQTLFMHRDEVEQAWTWVDPIIAGWQDYYPHPHRYAAGSWGPSQAIGLIERDGRSWADPDLV; the protein is encoded by the coding sequence ATGGACGCCATCGTGGACAACGCGCTTCGGCCCGAGACCATTCCCGAACGGACGCCGGTCCCGCCCTTTGATCTCGTGATCTTCGGCGCGGGCGGTGACCTTGCCCTGCGCAAGCTCTTCCCGGCGCTGGCACAGCGCAACCGCGAAGGCGTTTTGCCCGGCGAGAGCCGCATCCTCGCGATCGTGCGCAAGGAGGAGGATGTCGAAGGCCTGCCGAAGCAGATCGCCAAGCGCCTCGACGAGGAGGGCATCCCCAAGGATCAGGTCGAGCCGTTCTTGCGCCGCCTGACCATCGTGATGCTCGATGCCGTGAAGCCCGAGACCTACAAGGCTCTGAAGAAGGCGCTGGGCGACAGCGAGCGCGTGCGCTCCTTCTATCTCTCGACGCCGCCGGACCTCTTCATCCCGATCTGCGAGAACCTCGCCAAGGCCGAGATCCTGACGCCGACCTCGCGCGTCATCCTGGAGAAGCCGCTCGGCCGCGATCTCGCATCGGCGCGGGCGATCAACGATGCCGTCGCGCGCATCCTGCCGGAAAGCCGGACCTATCGGATCGATCACTATCTCGGCAAGGAGACGGTGCAGAACCTGCTCGTCCTGCGCTTTGCCAACACGCTGTTCGAGCGCTCCTGGTCGAGCCGCGACATTGACCATGTCCAGATCACGGTGGCCGAGACGGTCGGTCTGGAGCAGCGCGCCGGCTATTACGACAAGTCCGGGCATATGCGCGACATGGTCCAGAACCATCTTATGCAGTTGCTGACCCTCTTCGCGATCGAGCCGCCGAACATGCTGGAGGCTGGCGCCGTCCGCGAGGAGAAGATCAAGGTGCTGAAGGCGCTGCGCCCCATCGTCGGGCCGGATGTCCAGCGCTACACCGTGCGCGGACAGTACGGCGCCGGCCAGATCGACGGCCAGCGCGTGCGCGGCTATTCCGAGGAGCTCGGCCACGGTTCCAACACCGAGACCTTCGTCGCCATCCGCTGCGAGGTCGACAACTGGCGCTGGGCCGGCGTGCCGATCTACCTGCGCACGGGCAAGCGTATGGCACAGCGCTATTCCGAGATCGCCGTCACCTTCAAGCCGGTCCCGCATTCGATCTTCGGCGGCGGCTCCTGCGACCGGCTCGACGCCAACCGCCTCTTCATCCGCCTGCAGCCGAACGATGGCGTACAGCTTCAGTTGATGATGAAGGTGCCGGGTTCCGGCCGCCTCAAGATCGTGCCGCGCCAGCTCGATCTGCGCTACTCCACCGCCTTCGACGAGCGCACGCCGGATGCCTATGAGCGCCTGCTGACCGACGTGATCCGCGGCGACCAGACGCTGTTCATGCATCGCGACGAGGTCGAGCAGGCCTGGACCTGGGTCGATCCCATCATCGCCGGCTGGCAGGACTACTACCCGCATCCGCATCGCTATGCCGCCGGCTCCTGGGGCCCGTCGCAGGCCATCGGCCTGATCGAGCGCGACGGCCGCTCCTGGGCCGACCCGGATCTGGTCTGA
- the eda gene encoding bifunctional 4-hydroxy-2-oxoglutarate aldolase/2-dehydro-3-deoxy-phosphogluconate aldolase: MDETAAIARLKNCGVIPVVVIEDASRAIDLAHALVAGGIDVVEVTLRRPAAMEALAAIAKSVPKALAVAGTVVTSAQAHQVKDAGAQAVVSPGFSESVDEALRKAGLPWLPGVATASDCMRAVAAGRSTAKFFPAEQAGGPPALKALSGPFPQMTFCPTGGVGLKNLADYLALPQVICVGGSWLVPADAIAAGDWKRIETLAREAKEAFVKARG, encoded by the coding sequence ATGGACGAGACTGCCGCGATTGCCCGGTTGAAGAATTGCGGCGTGATCCCCGTCGTGGTGATCGAGGACGCCTCGCGCGCCATCGACCTCGCCCATGCACTGGTCGCCGGCGGCATCGATGTCGTCGAGGTCACGCTGCGCCGCCCGGCCGCGATGGAAGCCCTCGCCGCGATCGCGAAATCGGTGCCGAAGGCTTTGGCGGTTGCCGGCACGGTCGTGACTTCGGCTCAGGCTCACCAGGTCAAGGATGCCGGCGCGCAGGCCGTGGTCAGCCCCGGCTTCAGCGAGAGCGTCGACGAGGCGCTGCGCAAGGCGGGTCTGCCCTGGCTGCCGGGCGTCGCCACGGCGTCCGATTGCATGCGTGCCGTCGCGGCCGGCCGCTCCACTGCAAAATTCTTCCCGGCCGAGCAGGCCGGCGGCCCGCCGGCCCTGAAGGCGCTCTCCGGTCCGTTCCCGCAGATGACGTTCTGCCCGACCGGGGGGGTGGGGCTCAAGAATCTTGCTGATTACCTCGCCCTGCCGCAGGTCATCTGCGTCGGCGGCTCCTGGCTGGTCCCGGCCGATGCGATCGCCGCGGGTGATTGGAAGCGGATCGAGACGCTGGCGCGCGAGGCGAAGGAAGCGTTTGTGAAGGCGCGCGGATAA
- a CDS encoding Mrp/NBP35 family ATP-binding protein, producing MTVSQADVLRALELVKLPASGQSLAASGRIGDVLVDGGKVIFAIGIDATEAAAMEPVRKAAESAVGGLPGVTQVLVGLTADKAGPSAGMQARQQAQRPGPGSAPKPTGVPGVKQIIAVASGKGGVGKSTTAANLAVALSTLGLKVGVLDSDIYGPSMPKIFGITGKPQIVSGRTLAPMEAYGLKVMSIGFLVDEETPMIWRGPMVISAITQMLREVAWGELDVLVVDMPPGTGDAQLTMAQQVPLAGAVIVSTPQDLALLDARRGVAMFRKVAVPILGLVENMSYFTCPACGHRSDIFAHGGARHEAERLGIPFLGEIPLAMPIRETSDGGRPIVASDPASAHAKAYVALARQVQASLGGAVRAAPRIVIE from the coding sequence GTGACCGTCTCCCAAGCCGATGTCCTGCGGGCGCTCGAACTGGTGAAACTGCCGGCCAGCGGGCAATCGCTCGCTGCCTCCGGCCGCATCGGCGATGTCCTCGTCGATGGCGGCAAGGTTATCTTCGCGATCGGCATCGACGCGACCGAGGCCGCAGCAATGGAACCGGTGCGCAAGGCGGCCGAGAGCGCCGTCGGCGGCCTGCCCGGCGTGACGCAGGTTCTGGTCGGGCTGACAGCCGACAAGGCCGGCCCCTCGGCCGGCATGCAGGCGCGCCAGCAGGCGCAGCGCCCGGGACCGGGCAGTGCGCCGAAGCCCACCGGCGTGCCGGGCGTGAAGCAGATCATCGCCGTTGCAAGCGGCAAGGGCGGCGTCGGCAAGTCAACCACCGCGGCCAATCTCGCCGTGGCGCTCTCGACGCTCGGCCTCAAGGTCGGCGTGCTCGATTCCGACATCTACGGACCGTCCATGCCGAAGATCTTCGGCATCACCGGCAAGCCGCAGATCGTCTCGGGCCGCACGCTCGCACCGATGGAGGCCTATGGCCTCAAGGTGATGTCGATCGGCTTCCTCGTCGACGAGGAGACGCCGATGATCTGGCGCGGACCGATGGTGATCTCGGCGATCACCCAGATGCTGCGCGAGGTGGCCTGGGGCGAGCTCGACGTACTCGTCGTCGACATGCCGCCCGGCACCGGCGACGCGCAACTCACCATGGCCCAGCAGGTGCCCCTCGCGGGCGCCGTCATCGTCTCGACGCCGCAGGATCTCGCCCTGCTCGATGCGCGCCGCGGCGTCGCGATGTTCCGGAAGGTCGCGGTACCGATCCTCGGCCTCGTCGAGAACATGAGCTATTTCACCTGCCCGGCCTGCGGACACCGCTCCGACATCTTCGCCCATGGCGGTGCCCGGCACGAAGCCGAGCGGCTCGGCATCCCCTTCCTCGGCGAGATCCCGCTCGCCATGCCGATCCGCGAGACCTCCGATGGCGGCCGGCCGATCGTCGCCAGCGATCCCGCGAGCGCCCATGCCAAGGCCTATGTCGCACTGGCGCGGCAGGTACAGGCCAGCCTCGGCGGTGCGGTGCGGGCGGCCCCGCGCATCGTCATCGAGTAG
- the pgl gene encoding 6-phosphogluconolactonase has product MAGPLAWHRFATLADASEALAEAVAIRLKDLLAGKGRALLAVPGGTTPAGFLAALGQHDLPWEQVTLLPTDERFVAADDAASNERMIRAQFAPLAAGRALFLSFHEHGSDIEAAAALLCAKLAELPDIDLLVSGMGADGHIASLFPGAEATFDTALDSGIVVARPPGLPPRLSLSPARLLGAGWASLLVSGVAKEAVLKAAQEREQQPLPVDLLLGSARGLDVYWAKE; this is encoded by the coding sequence ATGGCCGGCCCGCTCGCCTGGCATCGCTTCGCCACGCTGGCCGATGCGTCCGAGGCGCTGGCAGAAGCGGTTGCGATCCGCTTGAAGGATCTGCTTGCCGGAAAGGGCAGGGCGCTTCTCGCCGTGCCCGGTGGTACGACCCCGGCCGGCTTCCTCGCGGCGCTCGGGCAGCATGATTTGCCCTGGGAGCAGGTGACACTGCTGCCGACCGACGAGCGCTTCGTCGCGGCCGATGATGCCGCCTCGAACGAGCGGATGATCCGCGCTCAATTCGCGCCGCTTGCGGCTGGGCGCGCGCTCTTCCTGTCCTTCCACGAACATGGCAGCGATATCGAGGCCGCCGCCGCGCTGCTTTGCGCCAAGCTCGCCGAATTGCCTGATATCGACCTCCTCGTGAGCGGCATGGGCGCGGATGGACATATCGCCTCGCTCTTTCCCGGGGCCGAGGCGACCTTCGATACGGCGCTGGACAGCGGCATCGTCGTCGCCCGCCCGCCGGGGCTGCCGCCGCGCTTGTCGCTTTCCCCCGCTCGCCTGCTCGGCGCCGGCTGGGCAAGCCTGCTCGTTTCCGGCGTCGCCAAGGAAGCGGTGCTCAAGGCTGCCCAGGAGCGCGAGCAGCAGCCGCTGCCGGTCGATCTTCTGCTCGGCAGCGCGCGAGGGCTCGACGTCTACTGGGCGAAGGAGTAG
- the mobA gene encoding molybdenum cofactor guanylyltransferase MobA → MTGRAEPATVGLILAGGLARRMGGGDKALKLLAGRPILAHVIERLRGQCDDLLLNANGDPARLAGFGLPVVADTVPDFAGPLAGILAGLDWTAAHRPQTDWLLSVAADTPFIPDDLAARLHYARVAAGTPLACAASDGRQHHTIGLWPVALREDLRRTLAAGERKLGRWTQRHGVAVTEWPVGPLDPFFNVNTPEELADAERLAVSAA, encoded by the coding sequence ATGACCGGGCGCGCCGAGCCTGCCACCGTCGGTCTGATCCTCGCCGGAGGACTCGCCCGGCGAATGGGCGGCGGCGACAAGGCGCTGAAGCTGCTCGCGGGCCGGCCGATCCTCGCCCATGTCATCGAGCGCCTGCGCGGCCAATGCGACGATCTCCTGCTCAACGCCAATGGCGATCCCGCCCGCCTGGCTGGCTTCGGTCTGCCGGTCGTCGCCGATACGGTGCCGGATTTCGCGGGGCCTCTCGCCGGTATCCTTGCCGGGCTCGACTGGACTGCAGCTCATCGGCCGCAAACCGATTGGCTGCTCAGCGTGGCCGCCGACACGCCCTTCATTCCCGATGATCTCGCCGCGCGATTGCATTACGCGCGTGTCGCTGCCGGGACCCCGCTCGCCTGCGCGGCCTCGGACGGACGGCAGCATCATACCATCGGTCTCTGGCCGGTCGCACTGCGGGAGGATTTGCGCCGAACCTTGGCCGCAGGCGAGCGCAAGCTCGGTCGCTGGACGCAGCGTCATGGCGTCGCCGTCACCGAATGGCCGGTCGGGCCGCTCGATCCCTTCTTCAACGTCAACACGCCTGAAGAACTCGCCGATGCGGAGCGTCTGGCCGTGAGCGCGGCCTGA
- a CDS encoding M20 aminoacylase family protein codes for MPKTDIIAALTPEITAIRRDIHRHPELMYDVHRTAGLVADKLREWGVDEVATGVGQTGVVGIIKGKSQGSGRVIAMRADMDALPIHEETNLPHRSTVPGKMHACGHDGHTAMLLGAAKYLTETRDFDGTAVLIFQPAEEGGAGAKAMIDDGMITRFGIQEVYGMHNKPGVPVGKFEIRKGPAMAAADRIHIKIEGLGGHAAAPHRVNDPIVASCALVTALQTVSSRNADPLDSIVVSVTALNAGEAFNVIPQTAEIKGSVRTLTPEMRTLAQKRITEIVEGVMKAFGMKYDLEYHLGYPVTFNHAGQTDFATSVTKEAFGSDAINTEVPPTMGSEDFSYMLEERPGAFINIGNGDSAGLHNPAYEFNDAAIPVGVNYWASLIEIAMPQRA; via the coding sequence ATGCCCAAGACCGACATCATCGCGGCGCTGACCCCGGAAATCACCGCGATCCGCCGCGACATCCATCGCCACCCCGAGCTGATGTACGACGTCCACCGCACCGCTGGCCTCGTTGCCGACAAGCTCCGGGAATGGGGCGTCGACGAAGTCGCCACCGGCGTGGGCCAGACCGGCGTGGTCGGCATCATCAAGGGCAAAAGCCAAGGTTCCGGCCGCGTCATCGCCATGCGCGCCGACATGGACGCACTGCCGATCCATGAGGAGACCAATCTTCCGCACCGCTCGACCGTGCCCGGCAAGATGCATGCCTGCGGCCATGACGGTCATACCGCCATGCTGCTCGGCGCCGCCAAGTACCTGACCGAGACCCGCGATTTCGATGGCACCGCCGTGCTGATCTTCCAGCCGGCCGAGGAAGGCGGCGCCGGCGCCAAGGCGATGATCGACGACGGGATGATCACCCGCTTCGGCATCCAGGAAGTCTACGGCATGCACAACAAGCCGGGCGTGCCCGTCGGCAAGTTCGAGATCCGCAAGGGCCCCGCGATGGCCGCGGCCGACCGCATCCATATCAAGATCGAGGGCCTGGGCGGCCACGCGGCGGCGCCGCACCGCGTCAACGACCCGATCGTCGCCTCCTGTGCGCTCGTCACCGCGCTGCAGACCGTGTCCTCGCGCAATGCCGATCCGCTCGATTCCATCGTGGTCTCGGTGACCGCGCTGAATGCCGGGGAGGCGTTCAACGTCATCCCGCAGACCGCCGAGATCAAGGGTTCGGTCCGCACGCTGACGCCGGAGATGCGCACGCTGGCGCAGAAGCGCATCACCGAGATCGTCGAGGGCGTGATGAAGGCCTTCGGCATGAAGTACGACCTGGAGTACCATCTCGGCTACCCCGTGACCTTCAACCATGCCGGCCAGACCGATTTCGCCACCAGCGTGACCAAGGAGGCCTTCGGCTCGGACGCGATCAATACCGAGGTGCCGCCGACCATGGGTTCGGAAGACTTCTCCTACATGCTGGAGGAGCGCCCCGGCGCCTTCATCAATATCGGCAACGGCGACTCGGCCGGCCTGCACAACCCGGCCTACGAGTTCAACGATGCGGCGATCCCGGTGGGCGTGAACTACTGGGCGAGCCTCATCGAGATCGCCATGCCGCAGCGGGCCTGA